The following proteins come from a genomic window of Phnomibacter ginsenosidimutans:
- a CDS encoding ABC transporter ATP-binding protein: MLNYNKSDGSTSSTAAVKVVTFAAFTFIRFHEEICKGLFATEAVPGQNAGLRAVYTAEHPVFHHVYRHAHALLQLIFEGKSATLDSAAQVGKWDVSSNVSLWMNTYAREHSHFDLLLLICVLMLSAIILKNLFLYLAIYILNPLKNLIVSTLRAQMYEKILELPIGYFTEQRKGDLMSRMSNDVAEVEGSVVGTLEGWFRDPIMIIAHLAVLLVLSPQLTLFLFIMLPTVGFVIGRISRSLKKQSHAAAIKQGESVAILDETLTGLRVIKAFTAENLLRMRFFQVNDDLLHTKNKIGFRRDMASPVSETLGVFVFCCILLYGGMLVLGDNNSTGLSGGEFITYLGLFYGLINPAKALSTSFYNMQKGSAAIQRIEELLKAPLVITDLPNAQPLTQFEDCIEFRNVSFNYEDINILQDINLTIKKGTTVALVGGSGAGKSTLADLVPRFHDVTSGELLIDGKDIRQYQLESVRRQMGIVTQEPILFNDTIAANISLGDPNASPAAIETAAKVANAHRFITAKEEGYNNNIGDRGSKLSGGERQRLTIARAVLKNPPILILDEATSSLDTESEKLVQDAINHLMKDRTTIVIAHRLSTIRHADEIVVLQKGRIVERGTHDSLMAQQGYYRKLVEMQEVK; this comes from the coding sequence TTGCTCAATTATAACAAGAGTGATGGTAGCACTTCAAGTACTGCCGCTGTAAAAGTAGTTACTTTTGCAGCCTTTACTTTTATTCGTTTCCATGAAGAAATATGCAAGGGTCTTTTCGCTACTGAAGCCGTACCGGGGCAAAATGCTGGCCTACGTGCTGTTTATACTGCTGAGCACCCTGTTTTCCATCATGTCTATCGGCATGCTCATGCCCTTTTGCAACTCATTTTTGAAGGCAAATCGGCTACGCTGGACTCTGCCGCTCAGGTAGGCAAGTGGGATGTATCGAGTAATGTTTCGCTGTGGATGAATACCTATGCCAGAGAGCATTCTCACTTCGATTTGCTGTTGCTGATATGTGTGCTCATGCTGAGTGCCATCATACTCAAAAACCTGTTTTTATACCTCGCCATTTACATCCTCAACCCGCTCAAAAATCTTATTGTATCTACACTTCGGGCACAGATGTATGAGAAAATTTTAGAGCTGCCCATTGGCTATTTTACCGAGCAGCGCAAAGGCGATTTGATGAGCCGCATGAGCAACGATGTGGCAGAAGTAGAAGGCAGCGTAGTGGGTACGCTGGAAGGCTGGTTTCGTGATCCCATCATGATTATTGCCCACCTGGCAGTGCTATTGGTACTCAGTCCACAGCTCACGTTGTTCTTGTTCATCATGCTGCCCACGGTTGGTTTTGTCATTGGCCGCATCAGCCGTAGTTTAAAAAAGCAAAGCCATGCTGCTGCCATTAAACAGGGAGAATCGGTAGCCATACTCGATGAAACATTGACCGGGCTTCGGGTTATCAAAGCATTTACTGCCGAAAACCTGCTGCGGATGCGCTTTTTTCAGGTAAATGATGATTTGCTGCACACCAAAAACAAGATTGGTTTTAGGCGTGACATGGCTTCGCCGGTAAGTGAAACGCTGGGTGTATTTGTGTTTTGCTGCATTCTGCTGTATGGTGGCATGCTGGTGTTGGGCGACAACAATTCTACCGGCCTCAGCGGTGGCGAATTCATTACCTACCTGGGGTTGTTTTACGGGTTGATTAATCCAGCCAAAGCGTTGAGCACTTCATTTTACAACATGCAAAAAGGCTCGGCCGCCATTCAGCGCATTGAAGAGTTGCTGAAAGCACCGTTGGTGATTACAGATTTGCCCAATGCTCAACCGCTTACTCAGTTTGAAGATTGCATTGAGTTTCGCAACGTGTCGTTCAATTATGAGGACATCAACATTTTACAAGACATCAACCTGACCATCAAAAAAGGAACCACCGTAGCATTGGTGGGTGGTAGTGGTGCGGGTAAAAGTACCCTCGCCGATTTGGTGCCCCGCTTTCATGATGTAACGAGTGGCGAATTGCTGATTGACGGAAAAGACATCCGGCAATACCAACTGGAATCTGTACGCCGGCAAATGGGCATTGTCACCCAGGAGCCCATTTTATTCAACGATACCATTGCTGCCAATATCAGCCTTGGCGACCCCAATGCCAGCCCCGCAGCCATTGAAACAGCAGCCAAAGTGGCCAATGCACATCGTTTTATTACGGCCAAAGAAGAGGGCTACAACAACAACATTGGCGACCGGGGTAGCAAGCTTAGCGGCGGCGAACGCCAACGGCTTACTATTGCCCGGGCAGTACTTAAAAATCCACCCATTCTCATTTTGGATGAAGCCACATCTTCGCTGGATACGGAAAGCGAAAAGCTGGTGCAAGACGCCATCAACCACTTGATGAAAGACCGCACCACCATTGTGATTGCTCACCGCCTCAGTACCATCCGCCATGCCGATGAAATAGTGGTATTGCAAAAGGGCCGCATAGTAGAGCGGGGTACTCACGACAGCCTGATGGCACAGCAAGGCTACTACCGCAAGCTGGTGGAAATGCAAGAAGTGAAATAG
- a CDS encoding helix-turn-helix domain-containing protein, producing the protein MQESLSILAEAVQRDLMVDQLRLVARQEKSIPNSVEYDMRRFMRMPGWQVDDIGMMEYTYVSQGSPQNALELKFCVSGKAYCDSDECEPGTTCSKTGLENCSEEVETVDIYSFRFTSTYLHQFASTKAAVSEAERYLSFEHDQTISHIIPLCNKNRMILASLFNHKYSGALENIYLNSQIQFLLVYSMDCLFGEGDRDKVYQCKFLEDERGRNAIAQAREILLQHIGDPITIKELARKVATNECYLKKGFKEMFGTTIFDFYQSQRMEHAKYLLYDKGLSVTDVSALLGYSSISHFSTAFKKHTGIKPCDLLVR; encoded by the coding sequence ATGCAGGAATCATTGTCCATTTTGGCCGAGGCCGTACAACGCGACCTCATGGTCGATCAGTTGCGGCTGGTAGCCCGTCAGGAAAAAAGCATCCCCAACTCGGTGGAGTACGACATGCGTCGGTTTATGCGCATGCCCGGCTGGCAGGTAGATGATATTGGCATGATGGAATACACTTACGTAAGCCAGGGCAGCCCCCAAAATGCATTGGAACTCAAATTTTGCGTATCGGGCAAAGCCTATTGCGATAGCGACGAATGCGAACCCGGTACCACCTGTTCCAAAACCGGTTTGGAAAACTGCAGCGAAGAAGTAGAAACCGTAGACATTTATTCTTTCCGGTTTACCAGCACTTACCTGCACCAGTTTGCCAGCACCAAGGCAGCCGTAAGCGAAGCCGAACGCTACCTGAGTTTTGAGCACGACCAAACCATTTCGCACATCATTCCGCTGTGCAACAAGAACCGCATGATTTTGGCGAGCCTGTTTAACCACAAATACAGCGGAGCACTCGAGAATATTTACCTCAACAGCCAGATTCAGTTTTTGCTGGTGTACAGCATGGACTGCCTGTTTGGCGAAGGCGACCGCGACAAAGTGTACCAGTGTAAGTTTTTGGAAGATGAACGTGGCCGCAATGCTATTGCTCAGGCAAGAGAAATTTTGCTGCAGCACATTGGCGACCCCATCACCATTAAAGAACTGGCCCGCAAAGTGGCGACCAACGAGTGCTACCTGAAGAAGGGTTTCAAAGAAATGTTTGGCACCACCATATTCGACTTTTACCAAAGCCAGCGCATGGAGCATGCCAAATACCTGCTGTACGACAAAGGCCTGAGTGTAACCGATGTAAGCGCCTTACTGGGCTACTCCTCTATCTCGCATTTTAGTACCGCGTTTAAAAAGCACACAGGTATTAAGCCTTGCGACTTACTCGTTCGGTAA
- a CDS encoding TraR/DksA family transcriptional regulator: protein MVEEKKIVKMPPITAKGKVAYDPDFTVSVLDTPKEEAVISTPTMRYSDSELAEFKELILRKLEAARKELNYLQGLITRKDEMGGDNDDSRYMTMEDGSLSMEREQLSQMASRQIQFIDHLEKAMIRIENKTYGICRVTGKLIEKARLRAVPHATLEHGSQVGQTLIIFGFT from the coding sequence GTGGTAGAAGAAAAAAAGATTGTAAAAATGCCACCCATCACCGCAAAAGGTAAAGTGGCCTACGACCCCGACTTTACCGTATCTGTTTTGGATACGCCCAAAGAAGAGGCCGTTATTTCAACCCCCACTATGCGCTATAGCGACTCAGAATTAGCCGAATTTAAAGAACTCATACTGCGAAAGCTCGAAGCTGCCCGCAAAGAGCTGAACTACCTGCAAGGCCTCATTACCCGTAAAGATGAAATGGGTGGCGACAATGATGACAGCCGCTACATGACCATGGAAGACGGAAGCCTGAGCATGGAACGGGAGCAATTGAGCCAGATGGCCAGCCGCCAGATTCAGTTTATCGACCACCTGGAAAAGGCAATGATCCGGATTGAGAACAAAACCTACGGTATTTGCCGCGTCACAGGTAAGCTCATCGAAAAGGCCCGACTTCGTGCAGTACCCCATGCTACACTGGAGCATGGAAGCCAAGTTGGGCAAACGCTAATCATTTTTGGTTTTACCTGA
- the gyrB gene encoding DNA topoisomerase (ATP-hydrolyzing) subunit B yields MSTENQELEPQQPAGYGADSIQVLEGLEAVRKRPAMYIGDVGVKGLHHLVYEVVDNSIDEALAGYCKNIQVTIHEDNSISVQDDGRGIPTAMHTKEKRSALEVVMTVLHAGGKFDKNTYKVSGGLHGVGVSCVNALSTKLHVTVQREGKIFEQEYRIGVPQYAVREIGVSEVTGTRVQFWPDLSIFTSGIYNKEILQGRLRELAYLNRGIRITLTDLREIVEDTNEPYEAEFYSEGGIVEFVQMLDNTANRNNLIPTPIFCEGRDEATNVAVEVAMNYNSSYSEHIFSYVNNINTIEGGTHVTGFRQAITRVFKTYGDKEGMFEKAKVEIEGDDFREGLSAVISVKVPEPQFEGQTKTKLGNSDVAGTVQTTLSAALQNFLEENPKEAKTIIQKVILAAQARAAARKAREMVQRKSGLSGGGLPGKLADCSEKDPTKCELYLVEGDSAGGTAKQGRDRSFQAILPLRGKILNVEKAMEHKIYDNEEIRNMFTALGVKIGTPEDPKALDLSKLRYHKLIIMTDADVDGSHIATLILTFIFRYMKEMVENGYVYIAQPPLYLVKKGKNQEYAWNEEQRKALIEKLGGGSESGIVVQRYKGLGEMNADQLRDTTMNPENRTLKQVTIESAAEADRVFSMLMGDEVAPRREFIESHAKYAKIDV; encoded by the coding sequence ATGAGCACAGAAAATCAGGAATTAGAGCCGCAGCAACCCGCTGGTTACGGCGCCGATAGTATTCAGGTACTGGAAGGTTTGGAAGCAGTGCGTAAGCGCCCTGCGATGTACATTGGCGATGTAGGTGTAAAAGGCCTGCACCACCTGGTGTACGAAGTTGTCGACAACTCCATTGACGAAGCGTTGGCCGGCTATTGCAAAAACATTCAGGTTACCATTCACGAAGACAATAGCATCAGCGTTCAGGATGATGGCCGGGGTATCCCTACCGCCATGCACACCAAAGAAAAGCGGAGTGCCCTGGAAGTGGTAATGACCGTGCTGCATGCCGGTGGTAAGTTTGATAAAAACACCTACAAGGTATCGGGCGGTTTGCACGGTGTGGGTGTGAGTTGCGTAAACGCCCTTAGTACCAAGCTGCATGTAACCGTTCAGCGGGAAGGAAAAATATTTGAGCAGGAGTACCGCATAGGTGTACCACAGTATGCTGTTCGTGAAATAGGCGTTAGTGAGGTTACCGGTACCCGGGTGCAGTTTTGGCCCGACCTCAGCATCTTCACTTCCGGCATTTACAACAAAGAAATTCTGCAGGGCCGTCTCCGTGAGTTGGCTTACCTCAACCGGGGTATCCGCATTACACTTACCGACCTTCGTGAAATTGTAGAAGATACCAACGAACCTTATGAGGCTGAGTTTTACAGCGAAGGTGGTATTGTGGAGTTTGTGCAAATGCTTGATAATACGGCCAACCGCAACAACCTCATTCCTACGCCTATCTTCTGCGAAGGCAGAGACGAAGCCACCAATGTAGCGGTAGAAGTAGCCATGAACTACAACAGCAGCTACAGCGAACACATTTTCAGCTACGTCAACAATATCAACACCATTGAAGGCGGTACGCATGTCACTGGTTTCCGCCAGGCCATTACCCGTGTGTTTAAAACCTACGGCGATAAGGAAGGCATGTTTGAAAAAGCCAAGGTGGAAATTGAAGGTGATGACTTCCGCGAAGGTCTGAGTGCCGTGATTAGCGTAAAAGTGCCCGAGCCACAGTTTGAAGGTCAAACCAAAACCAAGCTGGGCAACAGCGATGTGGCCGGTACAGTACAAACTACGCTGAGTGCGGCATTGCAAAACTTTTTGGAAGAAAACCCCAAAGAGGCCAAGACCATAATTCAGAAAGTAATATTGGCCGCACAAGCCCGTGCCGCAGCCCGCAAAGCCCGTGAAATGGTGCAGCGTAAAAGCGGCCTGAGCGGTGGCGGATTGCCTGGCAAACTAGCCGACTGCTCAGAAAAAGATCCGACCAAATGTGAGCTCTACCTGGTGGAAGGTGACTCGGCCGGTGGTACTGCCAAGCAGGGCCGCGACCGAAGCTTCCAGGCCATTTTGCCACTGCGGGGTAAAATCCTGAACGTGGAAAAAGCCATGGAGCACAAGATTTACGACAACGAGGAAATCCGCAACATGTTTACGGCCCTCGGCGTAAAAATTGGCACTCCCGAAGACCCAAAGGCATTGGACCTCAGCAAGCTCCGCTACCACAAGCTCATCATCATGACCGATGCCGACGTGGATGGTAGCCACATTGCCACATTGATTCTCACCTTCATTTTCCGCTACATGAAGGAGATGGTGGAAAATGGTTACGTATACATTGCGCAACCGCCATTGTACTTGGTGAAAAAAGGCAAAAACCAGGAGTATGCCTGGAATGAAGAGCAGCGTAAAGCCCTCATCGAAAAACTGGGTGGCGGTAGCGAAAGCGGCATAGTAGTACAGCGCTATAAGGGTTTGGGTGAAATGAACGCCGACCAGCTGCGGGACACCACCATGAACCCCGAAAACCGGACGCTGAAGCAGGTAACGATTGAGAGTGCTGCCGAGGCAGACCGTGTGTTCAGCATGCTTATGGGCGATGAAGTGGCGCCCCGCCGCGAATTCATCGAAAGCCACGCCAAGTACGCCAAGATTGATGTGTAA
- a CDS encoding GNAT family N-acetyltransferase gives MYPATKPTTIRPLVPEDCQQLGVFIRQYSGGLQQFNHVFLLHHAASVWMAFHSDQQQLLGVIISWQSPSKHSTAVVESIVLHPEAHRQSVATALLETAIHYWQQQCIRQLTAPAFPHNHWLAEVFAQAGFNERITTPVPSISKTLQPVHICLHNKRMRPRINSANGQVDEATLFEYFQDGDFVWGTYSGGVIERGVLVGKMNAKRNIHFHYMQIDKDGQMGQGHSKSSTEFLKNGRIALYEDWQWSGNRTGSGTAIIEEVDE, from the coding sequence ATGTACCCTGCTACAAAACCAACCACCATTCGTCCGTTAGTGCCCGAAGACTGCCAGCAACTCGGCGTTTTTATACGCCAGTATTCCGGTGGTTTACAGCAGTTTAACCATGTGTTTTTGCTGCACCATGCTGCCTCGGTTTGGATGGCCTTTCATTCCGATCAGCAGCAACTATTGGGTGTGATCATTAGTTGGCAATCGCCTTCTAAACACAGTACTGCCGTGGTGGAATCAATAGTGCTGCACCCAGAAGCGCACCGCCAATCAGTGGCCACAGCACTGCTGGAAACGGCTATTCATTACTGGCAACAGCAATGTATCCGACAGCTTACCGCACCTGCATTTCCGCACAACCACTGGCTGGCAGAGGTATTTGCACAAGCTGGTTTTAATGAACGCATTACCACACCAGTACCTTCTATCAGCAAAACCCTGCAACCGGTGCACATTTGCCTTCACAACAAGCGGATGCGCCCCCGCATCAACAGCGCCAACGGGCAGGTAGATGAAGCTACGCTGTTTGAGTATTTTCAGGATGGAGATTTTGTATGGGGCACGTATAGCGGCGGCGTAATAGAACGTGGTGTATTGGTAGGCAAAATGAACGCTAAACGCAACATTCATTTTCATTACATGCAAATTGATAAAGACGGACAAATGGGTCAGGGCCATTCAAAATCTTCAACAGAGTTTTTGAAAAATGGCCGCATTGCTTTGTACGAAGACTGGCAATGGAGTGGCAACCGCACCGGCAGCGGTACGGCTATTATTGAGGAAGTAGATGAGTAA